The genomic DNA ATCATCAATTTTCTGGATAACTATGAAATTGAATGGTCTGTTTTCGATGAAATCGATGCCGTTGAGGCTGATTTAAGTGAACGATATGATCTTATCTGGTTTCCCGGAGGCTTTGCCGCAGAATACAAAAACTATATTCGTGACCATGCGAACATCCGTTCGTTTGTAGAAGAGGGAGGTATGTTCATCGGCAGCTGTGCGGGAGCATATTATGCAGGGGATATTTTACGTTGGCAGGGAACTGATCACGAATACCCTCTCAAATTATTCAATGGTAAAGGTGTGGGACCGCTTTCAGGTCTGATCGGCTGGGGTGAAATAGACAGTTTCAGCCTGGAAACTGAGCATAGTGTGAACTTAGAATTTGATACTACTATCGAGTTCTATTATTTCGACGGCCCCTATTTTGAACCGTATGTTACAGAATCAATTGTAATCCTGTCCCGATATGAAGTTAACGCCGAACCAGCCGTTATTGCCGGCCACTTTGGCGATGGCAAGTACCTTCTGCTGGGTCCTCATCCTGAACTGGGAGGCTACTCC from Bacillota bacterium includes the following:
- a CDS encoding BPL-N domain-containing protein, producing the protein MFKRSRTLFILTSLLFLFLIFLSSCNDASVNEQDDIISEDIQLPSEDSENASEGNILGAKNEEIIPEPVIVGIYGGKGHWDINLEAIINFLDNYEIEWSVFDEIDAVEADLSERYDLIWFPGGFAAEYKNYIRDHANIRSFVEEGGMFIGSCAGAYYAGDILRWQGTDHEYPLKLFNGKGVGPLSGLIGWGEIDSFSLETEHSVNLEFDTTIEFYYFDGPYFEPYVTESIVILSRYEVNAEPAVIAGHFGDGKYLLLGPHPELGGYSPSSPNFNVSGGEGAQWPWLYSAISWLITW